One region of Drosophila teissieri strain GT53w chromosome 2L, Prin_Dtei_1.1, whole genome shotgun sequence genomic DNA includes:
- the LOC122621522 gene encoding 23 kDa integral membrane protein has translation MASTSSVKMIVYALDILCTLLALVLISFGIYVVVSYNLNEIGQLSAYAYVALGVAALLVVLWGYLSAWRENVCCTVTFIIFLCLVIIAQFAVVYLLVTQEKTVASNLANALEATWEEELNSPGAMSLYQNWFQCCGRGSPQDYIVNERLPPDTCFRNHDKSKPENLIHTGCRVEFENYWQHLTKIFNILALVLIGFELLLSVISCRLCNSIRNDARRSYF, from the exons ATGGCGTCCACGTCGAGTGTAAAGATGATTGTTTACGCCCTGGACATACTTTGCACG CTGCTGGCCTTGGTGCTGATATCCTTTGGCATCTATGTGGTGGTGTCCTACAACCTAAACGAGATCGGTCAGCTGTCGGCATACGCCTACGTGGCACTCGGGGTGGCTGCCCTTTTGGTTGTCCTTTGGGGATACCTGTCCGCCTGGCGCGAGAATGTGTGCTGCACAGTCACA TTCATTATTTTCCTATGCCTGGTCATCATTGCCCAGTTCGCAGTTGTCTACTTGCTGGTCACCCAGGAGAAAACGGTGGCTTCCAACCTAGCCAATGCCCTGGAGGCCACCTGGGAGGAGGAACTGAACAGCCCCGGTGCCATGTCGCTGTACCAGAACTGG TTCCAGTGTTGCGGTCGTGGTAGTCCCCAGGACTACATCGTCAACGAACGACTGCCCCCGGACACCTGTTTCCGAAACCACGACAAGAGCAAGCCGGAGAACCTGATCCACACCGGATGCCGGGTGGAGTTCGAAAACTACTGGCAGCACTTGACCAAGATTTTTAACATCCTCGCCCTCGTACTCATAGGATTTGAG CTTCTGCTGAGTGTCATCTCTTGCCGCCTGTGCAACAGCATTCGCAACGATGCTCGTCGCTCTTACTTTTAG
- the LOC122611534 gene encoding LOW QUALITY PROTEIN: uncharacterized protein LOC122611534 (The sequence of the model RefSeq protein was modified relative to this genomic sequence to represent the inferred CDS: substituted 1 base at 1 genomic stop codon), with protein MSKILSCLALSIYFPLTYYLPSKFLPCLEHMIKYSSWEKCEQIKFENMLIVSGLVGVSGLLWVSANYGEFHFLFNWIIVTFELIVFEICYMAYAIILSKNHLWKXHIAFWSSALFSLHVLVAKKIVKTHLIENIFRVVPGNTE; from the exons ATGTCGAAAATACTAAGTTGCTTAGCACTTAGCATATATTTCCCACTCACATATTATTTACCTTCCAAATTTTTGCCTTGCCTGGAGCACATGATTAAGTATT CTTCTTGGGAGAAGTGTGAGCAAATTAAGTTTGAAAATATGTTAATTGTGTCCGGTTTGGTCGGCGTCAGTGGGTTGTTGTGGGTATCAGCGAATTACGGA gAATTCCACTTTCTGTTCAACTGGATTATTGTCACTTTTGAGTTAATAGTGTTTGAGATTTGTTATATGGCTTATGCTATTATTCTATCAAAAAATCATTTATGGAAATAACACATA GCTTTCTGGTCGTCAGCTTTATTTTCGTTACACGTTCTGGTAGCGAAAAAGATTGTTAAAACCCACTTGATCGAAAACATTTTCAGAGTGGTCCCTGGTAACACTGAATAG
- the LOC122611562 gene encoding LOW QUALITY PROTEIN: uncharacterized protein LOC122611562 (The sequence of the model RefSeq protein was modified relative to this genomic sequence to represent the inferred CDS: substituted 1 base at 1 genomic stop codon): MYCLLEHIFKIVVLILAIFMNFLLTAYLLQFXLIGSVFTPGIEHYYSLWTLQSWCGTLMIVIKFKDLCYLHWWLLMTSSFILAGLVLHLILFDFQGDPFSTTEKVQNFFGLGLMLVSLLTVSSYSRTLRPPEDSVLLSNYY; this comes from the exons ATGTACTGTTTGCTCGAgcacattttcaaaattgtggtcTTGATCCTTGCAATTTTTATGAACTTTCTTTTAACAGCTTATTTA TTACAATTTTAACTTATTGGCTCAGTTTTCACACCGGGAATAGAACATTATTATTCCCTCTGGACATTGCAAAGCTGGTGCGGAACCCTAATGATCGTAATCAAGTTTAAG GATCTATGTTATTTGCATTGGTGGCTTCTGATGACTTCGTCTTTTATATTAGCTGGCTTGGTTCTACACTTGATTCTGTTTGATTTCCAAGGAGACCCATTTAGTACTACCGAAAAAGTTCAAAACTTCTTTGGCCTCG GGCTTATGCTGGTTTCCTTACTAACAGTTTCAAGCTATTCCAGAACCCTAAGGCCACCAGAAGATTCAGTCCTTTTATCTAATTATTATTAG
- the LOC122621462 gene encoding 23 kDa integral membrane protein yields the protein MDCGTSMVKYILFIFNTIVSIIGILGIVYGVLILKSIGTIEVNGIQGFPPQALMPIILISLGSIVVFISFLGCCGAIRESVCMTMSYAVFLLILLILQLTLVVLMITHKDKIEDAMGKVIENAWESDNAQEGGVFDAIQKSMHCCGSTSALDYINKGKLLPSSCCSGSCLNPANYYPGCRGKFIDLMSARSDNAKYVGIGLIGVELIGFIFACCLANNVRNYKRRNAY from the exons ATGGACTGTGGCACATCTATGGTCAAATACATCCTCTTCATATTCAACACCATTGTGTCG ATAATCGGCATTTTGGGCATTGTTTATGGCGTGCTTATTCTGAAGAGCATCGGTACAATCGAAGTTAATGGAATACAGGGCTTCCCGCCACAGGCTCTCATGCCGATCATTCTAATCAGCTTGGGCTCTATTGTGGTCTTCATCTCATTCCTGGGATGCTGCGGTGCCATTCGCGAATCCGTCTGCATGACCATGAGCTATGCCGTCTTCTTGCTGATCTTGCTGATCCTGCAGCTAACGCTCGTTGTTCTGATGATTACCCACAAGGATAAGATTGAGGATGCAATGGGAAAAGTTATCGAGAACGCATGGGAGTCTGACAATGCTCAAGAAGGAGGTGTCTTCGATGCCATTCAGAAATCG ATGCACTGCTGCGGATCAACCTCTGCCCTGGACTATATTAACAAGGGAAAACTCCTGCCCTCAAGTTGTTGCAGCGGCTCGTGCCTGAACCCAGCTAACTACTACCCAGGATGCCGCGGAAAGTTCATCGACTTAATGAGCGCTAGGTCTGATAACGCCAAATATGTGGGCATCGGCCTTATTGGAGTAGAG CTGATTGGCTTCATCTTTGCCTGTTGCCTGGCCAACAATGTGCGTAACTACAAACGCCGGAACGCCTACTAA